CTGTGTGCATTCGCGTTACTCTCATAACCCACTATGAGCAACCAGTTATACCCAGTGGTCTGTAAATTACATTAAAGTGTATGAAAGGTATTTTGCTGGAAAAGGAACCTGAAATAATTGGTCTTgtcctgacatttaaacctaaCATTTGTCTCCATAAGGGTGTTGGCAGGGGGGCATCCATTgaagctgagagagagggagagagagcgatagagagagagacccatagctaagaaaagctttgactatgtacagactcagtgagcatagccttgctattgagaaaggtcaccgtaggcagacatggctctcaagagaagacaggccatgtgcacactgcccacaaaatgaagtggaaactgtGCTGCACTTTCTAACCTGcagtccaatgtatgaccatattagagacacatattttcctcagattacacagatccacaaagaattcgaaaaacaaatcaaattttgacaaactcccatatctactgggtgaaatagcAGTGTGCAATCCCAGAAGCAAAATGTGTGACCcgctgccacaagaaaaggtcaaccagtgggtCAGAAACACCGTTGTAAATCCAACCTATATTTAGCCACCCATTTATTCCCCCCCGTCGTTCATGTATTCTACTATTGGCACATTGTttatatgacattttaaatgttataGTACATTTTTTAACCGCTAGTAATATAATATTTTAAACGTTGTTATTGTCTGATTGTTTTCAGCTTCGTTTTGTTTAATTCCCTTTGTtggtatttgttgttgttgttttgtttattgtttatttcacttgctttcgcaatgtaaacacgtttcccatgccaataaagccccttagagagagagagagagagagagagagagagagagagagagagagagagagagagagagagatgcattgaAGCTGCAGAGAGAGGTTGGGGCTTAGGATCAGAGCAGCAGGTCATGTGTTTGAGTAGCAGAAATACAACAAGTTGTCAGCTCGGACAGCAGTACAGAGGGCAGGGCAGGTGAAACAGAGAATGGTGTTTGGTTCTCTGTTAAAGGGATACTGTTACTGGGTAGGTAGACATACAGATCTATTTGCATGTCTATGTTTTAACGTTGACTAAGCTGCTATATTTACATGCATTTTAAGGGCTTATAGCATGTTATTATAGCATGTTATTTGTGAGCATGTAGAGTTTTAACAGTTATAAGATGACAGTGTTGTGTTGGTTCTCCTATAACCTAGTCTTCAGGCTGGATGACATTAGTTATCCTGCTATACAGTTTGTTAACAGTGTTGTGTTGGTTCTCCTATAACCTAGTCTTCAGGCTGGATGACATTAGTTATCCTGCTATACAGTTTGTTAACAGTGTTGTGTTGGTTCTCCTATAACCTAGTCTTCAGGCTGGATGACATTAGTTATCCTGCTATACAGTTTGTTAACAGTGTTGTGTTGGTTCTCCTATAACCTAGTCTTCAGGCTGGATGACATTAGTTATCCTGCTATACAGTTTATTAACAGTGTTGTGTTGGTTCTCCTATAACCTAGTCTTCAGGCTGGATGACATTAGTTATCCTGCTATACAGTTTGTTAACAGTGTTGTGTTGGTTCTCCTATAACCTAGTCTTCAAGCTGGATGACATTAGTTATCCTGCTATACAGTTTATtaacagtgttgtgttgtgttgtctgtccagTCCTGTTTCGATGATGAGCAGCATGGCCAGCGTGGGGAGGCCCAAAGCAGTGTCTCATGCTGTCGttgggaaggagaaggagaggacatgGTTTTGTGGCAACGACAGGCTGAAAACAGTGTCTCCTTGCatcaaaggaaaacccagagctGTGTCTCCAGGCATGATAGGGGAGCAGAGGGCAGTGCCTCCTTGGAGGCCAGAGTCGATGTCTCCAGGTGTGGTAGGGAGAGATAGGGCATGGTCTCTTGGTATGCTCCAGAACACCAGCAGCTACAGCAGTGTGACCCCATGCCAGACCACTACTAAGACTATCCGAGTGACGGACATCTTGGACTCCAAACCAGAGCCAACCAAGGCCCCTGTCAAGATCCGGCCCCCTAGCCCACGTCCCCCGCCCCCCAAGGAGCCCATTTTCAGTTGCAACCTGTCCAGTGACCCTCCCGTCCAGCCCATCATAAGACGCAGGGCCCAGTCTTTGCCCTCGGTccacgagagaaacagagaccgcCAGGTACGCTTCGTGGACTCCTTGGGGCTGAAGCTGGAGGAAGTCAAGGTGTTCAGCAAAGGAGAGGAGCCTTGGATTCCCCCCCACGTCTTCTCCAGACTTCTCATGAGCGCTGAGATGAACTCAGGGCGGTCCCTGGAGCTTTCCTTGCCTTACTTCAAACCCTGCTTTCCCGAAAACACGGGCTCCCAGCCAGGGTTCGTTAAGCGCCTGGTGGAGCAGATGGTCTCTCTGGACCAGGTCCTGTGTTCTGAGCTGGGCATCATCGGCAAGGTGCAGGTCCTCAACCTGGCCTTCAACAAGGAGGTGACGATCCACTACTCCTTCACTAACTGGAGGAGCAGTGCTGAGACCAGAGCCTGCTGGGTGGCTACCCTCCACCGGGATCAGATGGAAGGACCAGAGTCTGATGTCTTCAGGTTCCGTCTGCCCGTCCCGCCCTTCATCCTGCTGCCTGGAGCCCAGCTGGAGTTCGCTGTGTGTTACAGAGTGATGGGAGCTGAGTACTGGGACAACAACGATGGGAACAACTACAAACTGTCCTGTCACAGCTACACACTCACTGTGCCCCGGGAGTGTGAGGACAGCATTGTGCACTACACCTGACTGGCCACTAGGGCGCAACCAGTGCTGTAGAGCGATAGAGCTCTATTTCATAGAGGTTAATGGGGAGGACGACAACACAGCTGCGCCAAATGGTCTGACGGTACACAGATCTGCCTGTAGGAATAGAATATAAAATGAAACAAGCCATTCTACTTATTAAAAAATAACTAAAGGTATTTAAAGACATTGGTGAATAGAGAAATAGAGTAAAAGTAATTGAAGCGAAAGCcaatacagacatacccaaaacgactcaaagctgatacagacatacccaagacgactcagagctgatacagacatacccaagacgactcagagctggtacagacatacccaagacgactcaaagctgatacagacatacccaagacgactcagagctggtacagacatacccaagacgactcaaagctgatacagacatacccaagacgactcagagctggtacagacatacccaagacgactcagagCTGGTACAGACATACCCAATACGACtcagagctgatacagacatacccaagacgactcaaagctgatacagacatacccaagacgactcagagctgatacagacatacccaagacgactcagagctgatacagacatacccatgacgactcagagctgatacagacatacccaagatgactcagagctgatacagacatacccaagacgactcagagctgatacagacataatCACCAACAAAGGCATATTACAAATTATAAACTGCGTGGTTTGATCCCTGGATGCTGATATACagtcgtggtatatcagaccgtataccatgggtatgacaaaacagacatttttacttctctaattacgtt
This is a stretch of genomic DNA from Oncorhynchus mykiss isolate Arlee chromosome 7, USDA_OmykA_1.1, whole genome shotgun sequence. It encodes these proteins:
- the LOC110528688 gene encoding protein phosphatase 1 regulatory subunit 3D; this translates as MMSSMASVGRPKAVSHAVVGKEKERTWFCGNDRLKTVSPCIKGKPRAVSPGMIGEQRAVPPWRPESMSPGVVGRDRAWSLGMLQNTSSYSSVTPCQTTTKTIRVTDILDSKPEPTKAPVKIRPPSPRPPPPKEPIFSCNLSSDPPVQPIIRRRAQSLPSVHERNRDRQVRFVDSLGLKLEEVKVFSKGEEPWIPPHVFSRLLMSAEMNSGRSLELSLPYFKPCFPENTGSQPGFVKRLVEQMVSLDQVLCSELGIIGKVQVLNLAFNKEVTIHYSFTNWRSSAETRACWVATLHRDQMEGPESDVFRFRLPVPPFILLPGAQLEFAVCYRVMGAEYWDNNDGNNYKLSCHSYTLTVPRECEDSIVHYT